The following are encoded together in the Triticum dicoccoides isolate Atlit2015 ecotype Zavitan chromosome 6B, WEW_v2.0, whole genome shotgun sequence genome:
- the LOC119323244 gene encoding putative D-cysteine desulfhydrase 1, mitochondrial produces the protein MLLRPALPVAFSSTLPLFSHLAAVRRRCSIAATGMAGVSAASPAAAQIGSFLSKKPYAPPSWASHLALAPSHTFSLGHFPTPIHKWNLPNLPEGTEVWIKRDDLSGMQLSGNKVRKLEFLLADAVAQGADCVITVGGIQSNHCRATAVAAKYLNLDCYLILRTSKLLVDQDPGLVGNLLVERLLGAHIDLVSKEEYGKIGSVALADLLKKRLLEEGRKPYVIPVGGSNSLGTWGYIEAVRELEQQIQLSGDVQFDDIVVACGSGGTIAGLALGSKLSSLMAKVHAFSVCDDPEYFYDYVQGLIDGLQSGLDSHDIVSIQNAKGLGYAMNTAEELKFVKDIATATGIVLDPVYSGKGAYAMLKDMADNPSKWKGRKVLFVHTGGLLGLYDKVDQMSSLAGSWRRMDLEESVPRKDGTGKMF, from the exons ATGCTCCTGAGACCGGCCCTCCCCGTCGCCTTCAGTTCCACTCTCCCACTCTTCTCCCATCTCGCCGCGGTCCGCCGTCGGTGCTCAATCGCCGCCACGGGCATGGCAGGAGTCTCCGCCGCCTCTCCCGCCGCAGCACAGATCGGCAGCTTCCTCTCCAAGAAGCCCTACGCGCCGCCGTCCTGGGCCTCGCACCTCGCCCTCGCCCCTTCCCACACTTTCTCCCTTGGCCAC TTCCCAACCCCGATTCACAAATGGAATCTGCCAAATCTGCCGGAGGGCACTGAAGTATGGATCAAG CGGGACGATCTGTCCGGTATGCAGCTGAGCGGGAACAAGGTCCGGAAGCTCGAGTTTCTGTTGGCAGACGCCGTCGCACAGGGTGCGGACTGCGTTATCACTGTCGGTGGTATCCAGAGCAACCACTGCCGTGCGACGGCGGTGGCTGCCAAGTATCTCAATCTTGACTGCTATTTGATACTGCGTACTTCCAAG CTTCTTGTGGATCAGGACCCTGGATTGGTCGGCAATCTCCTTGTTGAGAGACTGCTAGGAGCGCACATTGATCTCGTCTCAAAAGAAGAGTACGGGAAAATTGGCAGTGTG GCTTTAGCTGACTTGCTTAAAAAGAGGCTTTTGGAGGAAGGACGGAAGCCATATGTAATACCTGTTGGCGGATCCAATTCTCTTGGAACTTG GGGATATATTGAAGCAGTAAGAGAACTTGAGCAGCAAATACAGTTATCTGGCGATGTTCAGTTTGATGACATTGTTGTTGCCTGCGGCAG TGGTGGAACCATTGCTGGTCTTGCTTTAGGATCGAAATTGAGTAGCTTAATGGCAAAA GTCCATGCTTTCTCTGTTTGCGATGACCCTGAATACTTCTATGATTATGTTCAAGGCCTGATTGATGGACTACAATCTGGCTTGGATTCACATGATATAGTCAGCATTCAAAAT GCTAAGGGCTTAGGTTATGCCATGAACACAGCTGAGGAGCTTAAGTTTGTTAAAGATATAGCTACTGCAACAGGCATTGTGCTTGATCCAGTCTACAG TGGGAAGGGAGCATATGCAATGCTGAAAGACATGGCCGATAATCCATCCAAGTGGAAAGGGCGAAAAGTCCTCTTTGTCCATACAGGCGGtcttcttgggttgtatgacaagGTTGATCAGATGTCATCTTTGGCTGGGAGCTGGCGCAGAATGGATCTTGAAGAATCAGTCCCGCGCAAAGATGGCACTGGTAAGATGTTCTGA
- the LOC119323245 gene encoding universal stress protein PHOS32-like, whose product MAAGKRTIGLAMDYSPSSKAATRWVVENLVKAGDRIILIHVLPKGADASHKGLWKSTGSPLIPLLEFMEMNVQARYGVNPDKEVLEILQAESKSKQVEILAKIYWGDAREKLCEAVDDLKVDSVVLGCRGLGPLKRALLGSVSNYVVNNATCPVTVVRGPNGSLA is encoded by the exons ATGGCGGCCGGGAAGCGCACCATCGGCCTCGCGATGGACTACTCGCCGTCCAGCAAGGCGGCGACGAGGTGGGTGGTCGAGAACCTGGTGAAGGCCGGCGACCGCATCATCCTCATCCACGTCCTACCCAAGGGAGCAGACGCCAGCCACAAGGGCCTCTGGAAGAGCACCGGTTCAC CTCTGATCCCTCTGCTGGAGTTCATGGAGATGAACGTGCAGGCGCGGTACGGGGTCAACCCGGACAAGGAGGTGCTGGAGATCCTGCAGGCTGAGTCCAAGTCCAAGCAG GTGGAAATACTGGCAAAAATATACTGGGGTGATGCAAGGGAGAAACTTTGTGAGGCAGTAGATGATCTCAAGGTCGACTCTGTTGTGCTTGGTTGCAGGGGATTAGGGCCCTTAAAAAG GGCACTCCTTGGAAGCGTCAGCAACTATGTTGTCAACAATGCAACCTGCCCCGTCACAGTGGTGCGCGGACCAAATGGATCACTTGCTTGA